The bacterium DNA segment CCCTTTAATTTTTTCCTGAAAATTATTAAGATTAAATACCTCATTTATTTCTTTTATTCTCTTTACTGTTTTTTCTCTCAGAACATTTCTATTGTCAATTTGCTGCACGGTTGCATTAAAAAACCTATTATCTTTTCCAATAAATTCATTACCTTTTTCAGTTGCAATTTCAACAATAAAACCATCTGTTGTCATTGAAAAATTAATATCAAAATTTTTTTCAGGATATGGATTGGTCCCAACAATTTCACAAAAACAGGTATCTGATGGTTGATAACAGTCAGTACTAATTATAAGCAAATTTTCTCTTCTTCTTTTGTAATTTGGGTCCTTATATTCACCATTAGCAAAAACATTATCAAGAATTTCAAGTCCTTTTAAATCACAGGAAGCAATTCCTATTAAAATAATTTCATCAAAGTTTTCTATCTCATTAACAATTTTTTCAACAATAGGAAGTAAGAAAATTTTAAGTGGTTCAACTGTTCTGAATTTGTTATAGACAATATTTTCAACATTGTTTTCATCAATAAGATTTAAAAATAAATTCTGATTTTCTTCAATTGGAGCATAA contains these protein-coding regions:
- a CDS encoding 4Fe-4S dicluster domain-containing protein yields the protein METLFITKQDCENFLKGKIKEKKVYAPIEENQNLFLNLIDENNVENIVYNKFRTVEPLKIFLLPIVEKIVNEIENFDEIILIGIASCDLKGLEILDNVFANGEYKDPNYKRRRENLLIISTDCYQPSDTCFCEIVGTNPYPEKNFDINFSMTTDGFIVEIATEKGNEFIGKDNRFFNATVQQIDNRNVLREKTVKRIKEINEVFNLNNFQEKIKGVYETEKWEKINDIKNCVSCGSCNFNCPSCVCFFLEDTSEKENFEKIKFWDSCLFPGYARMASGATPRPNLHSRYANRLLCKYDYMVSNFNILGCTGCGRCISGCIGKIDKRRVISELVKEVVK